The Micropterus dolomieu isolate WLL.071019.BEF.003 ecotype Adirondacks linkage group LG20, ASM2129224v1, whole genome shotgun sequence genome has a segment encoding these proteins:
- the LOC123959213 gene encoding olfactory receptor 142-like: MDNVSVVRIFLLSGVNETSNYRVTLFTFTLLYYCVILFLNLSIIMIIILDENLHEPMYILLCSFCMNGLYGTTGFYPKFLLDLMSSSQEISYEGCLLQAFVMYSFACCELSILAVMAYDRYLAICQPLHYHSYMSKRRLSQLVCLSWLTPFCIYSVNVVVTSRLKLCGSKIQKLFCVNWIIVKLACSETDTVSSNIASFATLFIYLSHGFFIIWTYIRLIITCARSKDDRVKFMQTCVPHLVSLIVFLVVVVFDVMHMRFGSTDLPQSLQNFIAIEFLLIPPVINPLIYGFKLTKIRNKILGLVKVERK; the protein is encoded by the coding sequence ATGGATAATGTTTCTGTTGTAAGAATATTCCTTCTATCAGGGGTAAATGAAACAAGTAATTATAGAGTAACTCtctttacatttactttactgtattactgtgtgattttgtttttaaatctctcAATCATCATGATCATAATCTTAGATGAAAACCTGCATGAACCTATGTACATCTTATTGTGCAGTTTTTGCATGAATGGACTTTATGGAACCACAGGTTTCTACCCCAAATTCCTCTTAGATCTGATGTCTTCTTCTCAAGAAATCTCATATGAAGGATGCCTCTTACAAGCTTTTGTCATGTACTCATTTGCTTGTTGTGAATTGTCCATTTTAGCAGTTATGGCCTACGACAGATATCTGGCTATATGTCAACCACTGCACTACCACTCTTATATGTCAAAGAGGAGGCTCTCCCAGCTGGTATGTTTGTCTTGGCTGACACCTTTCTGCATTTACTCCGTCAATGTTGTGGTCACATCAAGACTAAAGTTATGTGGTTCGAAAATTCAGAAACTCTTTTGTGTGAACTGGATAATTGTTAAACTTGCTTGCTCCGAAACTGATACTGTTTCTAGTAACATTGCTTCATTTGCAacacttttcatttatttgtctcATGGATTTTTCATAATTTGGACTTATATCCGTCTTATCATAACTTGTGCGAGGTCCAAAGATGACAGGGTAAAGTTTATGCAGACATGTGTGCCCCATTTAGTCTCTTTAATCGTATTCCTTGTTGTAGTAGTTTTTGATGTGATGCATATGCGATTCGGTTCTACAGATTTACCTCAAAGCCTTCAGAACTTCATCGCTATTGAATTTCTGCTGATCCCTCCTGTTATAAATCCTCTAATATATGgatttaaactgacaaaaatacGAAACAAAATTCTGGGTTTAGTAAAAGTTGAAAGAAAATGA